One stretch of Streptomyces zhihengii DNA includes these proteins:
- a CDS encoding ATP-binding protein, protein MAADFLTRVQAVHGLPVSDRAMDLTQLLVSELVTNSCKYAPGPILLELRIVGDLVEITVWDSDPVLPIARAADPARVGQHGMEIVMSVAQAFEAQRQPVGKSITARLALPDDPGGAVTGRLPL, encoded by the coding sequence ATGGCCGCGGACTTCCTGACCCGTGTCCAGGCCGTGCACGGACTGCCGGTCTCCGACCGGGCGATGGACCTCACCCAGCTGCTGGTGAGCGAACTGGTCACCAACTCCTGCAAATACGCGCCCGGTCCGATCCTGCTGGAGCTGCGGATCGTCGGCGACCTGGTCGAGATCACGGTCTGGGACAGCGACCCCGTTCTGCCGATCGCCCGCGCGGCCGACCCCGCCCGAGTCGGCCAGCACGGCATGGAGATCGTCATGAGCGTCGCGCAGGCCTTCGAAGCGCAGCGCCAGCCCGTCGGCAAGAGCATCACCGCCCGCCTCGCCCTGCCCGACGACCCGGGCGGCGCCGTCACCGGACGCCTGCCCCTGTAG
- a CDS encoding class I SAM-dependent methyltransferase encodes MPDSYADLSRYYDLVMTSGYYDYDAYAQALLARIGTRRDVLELGVGTGLVADRLLALGPRDLRLTGIDHTDSMLAQARGRLGDRVTLRRKDILDMSLPSAFDAAYSIGGVWYIVEDGEQSWLSSHLMEEEDNETALANLAAAVRPGGTLLLSVQGPHRRAGRSLPGGLHYTQHVAVDAQGQHTKDYFIEDQGVVLAHQRLRFRLFPQPAADKILQRCGFHFQDRDDVLWQYTRR; translated from the coding sequence ATGCCGGACTCCTACGCTGACCTGTCGCGCTACTACGACCTCGTCATGACCTCGGGGTACTACGACTACGACGCCTACGCGCAAGCCCTGCTGGCCCGCATTGGCACCCGCAGGGACGTACTGGAGCTGGGGGTAGGCACCGGACTGGTCGCCGACCGGCTGCTGGCCCTGGGACCGCGGGACCTGCGCCTCACCGGCATCGACCACACCGACAGCATGCTGGCCCAGGCCCGCGGCAGACTGGGCGACCGGGTGACGCTTCGCCGTAAGGACATTCTGGACATGTCCCTGCCTTCGGCGTTCGATGCCGCGTACTCGATCGGTGGCGTCTGGTACATCGTCGAGGACGGTGAACAGTCCTGGCTGAGCAGCCACCTCATGGAGGAGGAGGACAACGAGACGGCGCTCGCCAACCTTGCCGCCGCCGTCCGACCCGGCGGGACTCTTCTTCTCTCCGTCCAGGGCCCCCACCGCCGCGCAGGCCGGTCCCTGCCCGGAGGACTGCACTACACCCAGCACGTGGCGGTGGACGCGCAGGGCCAGCACACCAAGGACTACTTCATCGAGGACCAGGGAGTAGTTCTCGCACACCAGCGCCTTCGGTTCCGGCTCTTCCCCCAACCGGCGGCAGACAAGATCCTGCAGCGGTGCGGATTCCACTTCCAGGATCGTGATGACGTGCTGTGGCAATACACCCGGCGATAG
- a CDS encoding DNA polymerase Y family protein: protein MTELHRSPVLLHVRCPRRIDPAAYRQVVERAQDVTPQVQVLPPAALIADVTGSLRYHRRGPADLARMLRTRVLAHSGIPLLIGVGPSWSVAAMASRAAATDAAEDGGVLAVEPQNVTAWLHPQPVRALDGIGPAQERTLTSYGVHTIGLLAHLPEATVQQLIGGRAGRLLRERARGLDHRTVVATDLPRSTSTQRRLPADTLAPELLRSVALSLAVELGERLRGRRQAARALTLTVGFAGGSQIERSRRLSLGASAHTDDLRDLAYDLLASLGLQRARVRGLTLRCDDLVDAATVAEQLSFEPERAHRLTAEKAVDRLNQRFGPRTAEPAATYRHAG from the coding sequence GTGACGGAGCTCCACCGCAGCCCGGTGCTGCTGCACGTCAGGTGCCCCCGCCGTATCGACCCCGCCGCGTACCGGCAAGTGGTCGAGAGGGCCCAGGACGTAACCCCGCAGGTTCAGGTCCTGCCGCCCGCCGCGCTGATCGCCGACGTCACCGGCAGCCTGCGCTACCACCGGCGCGGCCCCGCAGACCTCGCGCGGATGCTGCGCACCCGGGTCCTCGCCCACAGCGGCATCCCGCTGCTCATAGGCGTCGGCCCGTCGTGGTCCGTCGCGGCCATGGCCTCCCGCGCGGCCGCCACCGACGCCGCCGAGGACGGGGGCGTGCTCGCCGTCGAACCGCAGAACGTGACCGCCTGGCTGCACCCGCAGCCCGTCCGCGCGCTGGACGGGATCGGCCCGGCGCAGGAACGCACCCTGACCTCCTACGGCGTCCACACCATCGGCCTGCTCGCCCACCTACCCGAAGCCACCGTGCAGCAGCTGATCGGCGGCCGCGCCGGCCGCCTACTGCGCGAGCGGGCCCGCGGCCTCGACCACCGCACCGTCGTCGCCACCGACCTGCCCCGCAGCACCAGCACACAGCGCCGCCTGCCGGCCGACACCCTCGCCCCCGAACTGCTGCGCTCCGTGGCGCTGTCACTCGCGGTCGAACTGGGGGAGCGGCTGCGCGGCCGCCGGCAGGCAGCCCGCGCGCTCACCCTCACCGTGGGTTTCGCGGGCGGCAGCCAGATCGAGCGCAGCCGCCGCCTGTCGCTCGGCGCCTCGGCACACACCGACGACCTGCGCGACCTCGCCTACGACCTGCTCGCCTCCCTCGGCCTCCAGCGCGCCCGGGTACGCGGCCTGACACTGCGCTGCGACGACCTCGTCGACGCTGCCACCGTCGCGGAGCAGCTCTCCTTCGAGCCGGAGCGCGCGCACCGGCTGACCGCGGAGAAGGCCGTCGACCGGCTCAACCAGCGGTTCGGGCCCCGCACCGCCGAACCTGCCGCCACCTACCGGCACGCCGGATGA
- a CDS encoding MarR family winged helix-turn-helix transcriptional regulator, whose amino-acid sequence MNEDLAVEHLAEATAVAACEAIELLEIMWDGGGESLAPTAVSVSQLRVLYALERDTAISQRALGGVLGSAPSAVSRLCERLEALGLIRRQRAHTNRRRMELHLTDRGQACLDELRDRRRNALLDAVEAMPASAHAALLEGLTALRHAVGARGKARR is encoded by the coding sequence ATGAACGAAGATCTTGCTGTCGAACATCTCGCTGAGGCAACTGCCGTGGCCGCGTGCGAGGCGATCGAGCTGCTGGAGATCATGTGGGACGGCGGCGGGGAATCGCTGGCCCCCACCGCGGTTTCGGTCTCCCAGCTGCGCGTCCTGTACGCCCTCGAACGCGACACGGCAATCAGCCAGCGAGCACTGGGAGGAGTACTGGGTTCGGCTCCGTCGGCTGTGAGCCGCCTGTGCGAACGGCTGGAAGCACTGGGCCTGATCCGCCGGCAGCGCGCCCACACCAACCGGCGCCGCATGGAGCTGCACCTTACCGATCGCGGCCAAGCGTGCTTGGACGAGCTGCGCGACCGCCGTCGAAACGCTCTGCTCGACGCTGTCGAGGCGATGCCTGCTTCGGCACACGCAGCACTCCTCGAAGGCCTCACCGCTCTGCGGCACGCCGTCGGGGCCCGCGGCAAAGCCCGGAGGTGA